One Clostridium sp. CM027 genomic window carries:
- a CDS encoding UvrD-helicase domain-containing protein has protein sequence MNDYELNKQEELVYLESTVNFLEKELGKDEYEINFRKRDLIASRRDMWQESVHSSNDLDRIPEMLQQLSEVDSQNYNYEKSVERIKKYTRILNSPYFGRFDFKEDAYNDTDQIYIGLYNLIDNDTSSILIYDWRSPISSMFYQCELGKGSYNAPFGIISGDIFMKRQFKIENSELKYFFDSSITINDDILQEVLSHNSSSNMKNIVETIQKEQDVIIRDTENELLIVQGVAGSGKTSIALHRIAYLLYVGMGSKLYSNNIIIISPSSVFSKYISGVLPELGEENVEETTFDDIVVDFLDNRFIFESRKQQLETLIINDNQQNLNIKMENTKFKGSKTFVTILDRLIHYYEHKLAHFEDLYYDGKIIETKQQLNNLFLNGKMNMPISKKLKRIESMMLSKIHPLRKARLEKIQGIVQNGIGHELELKSFSRLMAIKEAKVLMNHIHKFTEVDYSDLYKLLFNKSGLLLKLSQGLELPKNINQMVSETIESLHKGYINYEDCAPLLYIKLRLNGSRAFSDIRQVVIDEAQDYYPLQYEVFNLLLPSAKFTVLGDFNQTLEKRGDKSIYDDIEKILHKKKSIKLSMNKSFRSSIEINEFTQKILNSKQEFVPFERHASEPQIIFKDNEELLYETIIQDIHNYESRGYESIAVICKTEKETLLVQKKLSNLTNIKLLNTESTDSIKGTLAIPSYISKGLEFDVVLVFNVSKDNYNSEFDRNLLYVACTRALHQLAIYYTGEKSEFI, from the coding sequence ATGAATGATTATGAGCTAAATAAACAAGAGGAACTTGTATATCTTGAAAGTACAGTTAACTTCCTCGAAAAAGAATTAGGTAAAGACGAATATGAGATAAATTTTAGAAAAAGAGATCTTATTGCTTCAAGAAGAGATATGTGGCAAGAATCTGTTCACTCTTCAAATGATCTTGATAGGATTCCAGAAATGCTCCAACAACTCTCTGAAGTTGATAGTCAAAATTATAATTATGAAAAATCGGTGGAACGAATAAAAAAATATACACGGATTTTAAACTCACCTTATTTTGGAAGGTTTGATTTTAAGGAAGATGCTTATAATGATACAGATCAGATTTATATCGGTCTTTATAATTTAATAGATAATGATACAAGTTCAATTTTAATATACGATTGGCGCTCCCCTATTTCAAGTATGTTTTATCAGTGTGAACTTGGTAAAGGATCATATAATGCGCCCTTTGGAATAATTTCGGGTGATATTTTTATGAAGAGGCAGTTTAAAATTGAGAATTCTGAGCTTAAGTATTTTTTTGATAGTAGCATAACAATTAATGATGATATCCTACAAGAAGTGTTAAGTCACAATTCTTCTTCAAATATGAAAAATATTGTTGAAACCATTCAAAAGGAACAAGATGTAATTATTAGAGATACTGAAAATGAGCTTTTGATTGTACAAGGCGTAGCTGGAAGCGGTAAAACATCTATAGCACTACATAGAATTGCATATTTGCTTTATGTTGGTATGGGATCAAAGCTATATTCCAATAATATTATTATAATTTCTCCTAGTTCTGTTTTCAGTAAATATATTTCTGGAGTTCTACCAGAACTAGGCGAGGAAAACGTAGAGGAAACTACTTTTGACGATATTGTAGTTGATTTTTTAGATAATAGATTTATATTTGAAAGTAGAAAGCAGCAACTTGAAACTTTGATTATTAATGATAATCAACAAAATTTAAATATAAAAATGGAGAACACTAAATTTAAAGGTTCGAAAACATTTGTAACTATTTTGGATAGATTAATACATTATTATGAGCATAAATTAGCGCATTTTGAAGACTTATATTATGATGGAAAAATTATTGAAACAAAACAGCAGCTAAATAATCTTTTCTTAAACGGTAAAATGAATATGCCAATATCAAAAAAACTTAAAAGAATTGAAAGTATGATGCTTAGCAAAATTCATCCTTTAAGAAAAGCAAGACTTGAAAAAATTCAGGGGATTGTTCAAAACGGCATAGGACATGAATTAGAACTAAAATCTTTTAGCAGATTAATGGCAATTAAAGAAGCTAAAGTATTAATGAATCATATTCATAAATTTACTGAGGTTGATTATTCGGATTTGTATAAATTACTATTTAATAAATCCGGACTTCTTTTAAAACTTTCGCAAGGGTTAGAATTACCAAAAAACATTAACCAAATGGTATCAGAAACCATAGAAAGTCTCCATAAAGGCTATATTAATTACGAGGACTGTGCTCCCCTTTTATATATCAAACTAAGGCTTAACGGTAGTCGCGCGTTTTCAGATATACGGCAGGTTGTTATTGATGAAGCCCAAGATTATTATCCACTTCAATACGAAGTCTTTAATCTTCTGCTACCTAGCGCTAAGTTTACAGTACTCGGTGACTTTAACCAAACTCTCGAAAAACGTGGTGATAAATCTATATATGATGATATAGAGAAAATTCTACACAAGAAAAAGAGCATAAAGCTTTCTATGAATAAAAGTTTTAGGTCTTCTATCGAGATTAATGAATTTACTCAGAAAATATTAAATAGCAAACAGGAGTTTGTTCCCTTTGAGAGACATGCATCGGAGCCGCAAATTATATTTAAAGACAATGAAGAGTTGCTTTATGAGACTATAATCCAAGATATTCATAACTATGAAAGTCGTGGTTATGAGTCTATTGCAGTTATTTGCAAAACGGAGAAAGAAACCCTATTGGTTCAAAAAAAGCTATCCAATTTAACTAACATTAAATTGTTAAATACAGAAAGTACTGACAGTATAAAGGGTACCCTTGCTATTCCTTCTTATATATCAAAAGGTCTAGAATTTGATGTAGTACTTGTGTTCAATGTTTCAAAGGACAATTATAACAGTGAGTTTGATAGGAATCTTTTATATGTAGCCTGTACGAGAGCACTACATCAGCTTGCTATTTATTATACAGGAGAAAAAAGTGAGTTTATTTAA
- a CDS encoding PadR family transcriptional regulator, which produces MKKNKNLPLTETVYYILLSLLEPAHGYLIMQKAEELSDGNVRIAAGTLYGAIENLLKLKFIQPVESDDNRRKVYLITDEGKKVLLLDFERMKHMIEITQNNLK; this is translated from the coding sequence ATGAAAAAAAATAAAAATTTACCACTTACAGAAACAGTTTATTACATTCTTTTATCTCTACTTGAACCAGCACATGGATATTTAATTATGCAAAAAGCTGAAGAATTAAGCGACGGGAATGTAAGAATAGCGGCAGGGACTTTATACGGAGCCATTGAAAATTTGCTGAAATTAAAGTTTATTCAACCTGTTGAAAGTGATGACAACAGGCGTAAAGTTTATCTTATCACAGACGAAGGAAAGAAAGTATTACTTCTTGATTTTGAAAGAATGAAACATATGATTGAGATTACTCAAAATAATTTGAAATAG
- a CDS encoding DUF2812 domain-containing protein, whose protein sequence is MKKIRCYVSFDKEEKWLNEMANRGWELDEKHTKYEFRKTSPNNTIIKIDYRNFKSKDDFQNYIILFKDCGWEHIAGTKTSGKQYFKKIDESAGDDIFSDLSSKAERYKKLSNMWLSLVVSYIPISIVFVMTKTIDIAAVLNPKLLYYTPGLWQRTGASFWGSFLFETPFAMMRGYFWLIFPCLIILYTIFAVKAQMYYKKTNLKNRI, encoded by the coding sequence ATGAAAAAAATTAGGTGCTATGTCAGCTTCGATAAAGAAGAAAAATGGTTAAATGAAATGGCAAACCGAGGTTGGGAATTGGATGAAAAACATACAAAATATGAATTTCGTAAAACTTCACCTAACAATACTATTATAAAAATAGATTATCGCAATTTTAAGTCAAAGGACGATTTTCAAAATTATATTATCCTTTTTAAGGACTGCGGGTGGGAACATATTGCGGGTACAAAAACATCTGGAAAACAATACTTCAAAAAAATAGATGAAAGTGCTGGTGATGATATTTTTTCTGATCTCTCTTCTAAAGCAGAGAGATACAAGAAATTATCAAATATGTGGCTATCATTGGTAGTATCTTATATTCCAATATCGATAGTGTTCGTTATGACAAAAACTATTGATATTGCTGCAGTATTGAATCCGAAATTATTGTACTATACGCCTGGATTATGGCAAAGGACAGGAGCGTCCTTTTGGGGGTCATTCTTATTTGAAACACCTTTCGCAATGATGAGGGGGTATTTTTGGTTGATTTTTCCTTGTTTAATTATTCTATATACTATTTTCGCAGTAAAGGCACAAATGTATTATAAAAAAACAAATCTTAAAAATCGAATATAA
- a CDS encoding Rrf2 family transcriptional regulator, whose protein sequence is MQFSIGVEYALHCLLYMVDIPSGKAVGIKDLAAFQGVSESYLSKVYTKLRKSGIVKSIPGVNGGYELARIPESITFWNIVEAEDQMRQFLNNKTLGWLHEQVSNKILEEHGKATIEWFNNSKSR, encoded by the coding sequence TTGCAATTTTCAATAGGAGTAGAGTATGCATTGCATTGTTTATTATATATGGTAGATATTCCATCAGGAAAGGCTGTTGGAATTAAAGATTTAGCGGCATTTCAAGGAGTTTCAGAAAGTTATTTATCAAAAGTATATACAAAATTAAGGAAATCAGGGATTGTGAAGTCAATTCCAGGTGTTAATGGGGGATATGAGTTAGCACGTATTCCAGAAAGCATAACCTTTTGGAATATAGTTGAAGCAGAAGACCAGATGAGACAGTTTTTGAATAATAAGACTTTAGGGTGGCTACATGAACAAGTTAGTAATAAGATCCTTGAAGAGCATGGAAAAGCAACGATTGAATGGTTCAATAATAGTAAATCACGATAA
- a CDS encoding MBL fold metallo-hydrolase — protein MSMIYSDLYQFSSYVSPINLSFHQYILLTDEPILVHTGSIEQAETLIPQLKEILGDKKLKYVFVSHFESDECGGLSLLLKNFPEAKTICSRITARQLIGFGITDEAIIKNPGEKLISSDYELQFISYPSEMHLWEGLLLMENKRGIFFSGDLIFGMGKFNGEVIYGNWQKEVDNITLEQIPSTEQRAKVQQALSELNPKFAAVGHGQCLKF, from the coding sequence ATGTCTATGATTTATAGTGATTTATACCAATTCAGCAGTTATGTTTCGCCTATTAACCTTTCATTTCATCAATATATTTTGTTAACCGATGAACCAATTTTAGTTCATACTGGTAGCATAGAACAAGCAGAAACCCTAATACCACAATTAAAAGAAATTCTAGGCGACAAAAAATTAAAATATGTTTTTGTTTCACATTTTGAATCAGACGAATGCGGTGGCTTATCTTTACTGTTAAAGAATTTTCCTGAGGCAAAGACAATTTGTTCAAGAATCACAGCAAGGCAGCTAATTGGATTCGGGATTACAGATGAAGCAATAATTAAAAATCCTGGTGAGAAATTGATTAGCAGTGACTATGAACTTCAATTCATTAGTTACCCTTCAGAAATGCATCTATGGGAAGGTCTTCTTCTTATGGAGAACAAGCGTGGAATATTCTTCAGCGGTGATTTAATATTCGGTATGGGAAAATTTAATGGTGAAGTAATATATGGAAACTGGCAGAAAGAAGTAGATAATATCACATTAGAGCAGATACCAAGCACAGAACAAAGAGCAAAGGTTCAGCAGGCTTTATCCGAATTAAATCCAAAGTTTGCGGCTGTAGGTCACGGTCAATGTCTTAAGTTCTAA
- a CDS encoding aminoglycoside phosphotransferase family protein — protein MEKGKLIGEGRTAEVFEWGQDKILKLFRIDLPKTAIQNEYEVSIGIYNQLNSTPKVYELIEVDNRSGIVYERINGITMMKVVASNPWKVKKEAQRLAELHKSIQQKVNFKLSTYKTRLKDNISNTALLTDDIKMRLYKYIDKLKDDNILCHGDFHPDNILITKDGEIVIDWMTATQGNPLTDIARTSIMFKFGVVPNKTFPEKQIINFIRNKFYLEYISHYLKLTGVKIEQIEQWELPVAAARLTEWLPKDEKTALLNFIDKTMETLKI, from the coding sequence ATGGAAAAGGGAAAATTAATCGGAGAAGGAAGAACAGCCGAAGTATTCGAGTGGGGACAAGATAAAATTTTAAAACTTTTTAGAATCGATTTACCTAAAACGGCGATCCAAAATGAATATGAAGTTAGCATTGGCATTTATAACCAATTGAATTCAACACCTAAAGTTTATGAACTTATAGAAGTTGATAATAGAAGTGGTATCGTATATGAGCGAATTAATGGAATAACTATGATGAAAGTAGTAGCATCTAACCCCTGGAAAGTAAAAAAAGAAGCACAACGGTTAGCAGAATTGCATAAATCAATTCAGCAAAAGGTTAATTTTAAGCTATCTACTTATAAAACAAGGCTCAAGGATAATATATCAAATACAGCGTTATTAACGGATGATATAAAAATGAGATTGTATAAATATATTGACAAACTTAAAGATGATAACATATTATGTCATGGAGATTTCCACCCAGATAATATACTTATAACAAAAGACGGAGAAATAGTCATCGATTGGATGACTGCAACTCAAGGGAATCCATTAACCGATATTGCGAGGACATCAATAATGTTTAAGTTTGGTGTTGTTCCCAATAAAACATTTCCTGAAAAACAAATTATTAATTTTATTAGAAATAAGTTTTATTTAGAATATATAAGCCATTACCTAAAACTAACAGGAGTTAAGATTGAACAAATTGAACAATGGGAACTTCCTGTTGCTGCAGCGCGACTTACTGAATGGTTACCAAAAGATGAAAAAACGGCACTATTAAATTTTATCGACAAAACAATGGAGACGTTAAAAATCTAA
- a CDS encoding DUF2178 domain-containing protein: MKNQKQGDSLIIGAGVWSVLFIGMGIFDLVTKKNGYWSGFLLGGLSFIYLIYLLWKTKGNTNERYEDERKKFVSDKSKSMSFDKLFVFMVIFEILIKTQKIKMDSHSAIMVIMGSALIIQFISYLVCKSKY, translated from the coding sequence ATGAAAAATCAGAAGCAAGGTGATTCACTAATTATAGGTGCTGGAGTATGGTCAGTTCTTTTTATAGGAATGGGTATTTTTGACCTTGTAACAAAAAAGAATGGCTATTGGTCAGGATTTTTATTAGGCGGCCTATCTTTTATTTATCTTATTTATCTATTATGGAAGACAAAAGGCAACACAAATGAACGATATGAAGATGAAAGAAAAAAATTTGTTAGTGATAAATCTAAAAGCATGAGTTTTGATAAGCTGTTTGTTTTTATGGTTATATTTGAAATTTTAATTAAGACACAAAAAATTAAAATGGATTCTCATTCAGCAATCATGGTAATTATGGGTAGTGCACTTATAATACAATTTATCAGTTATTTAGTTTGCAAATCCAAATACTAA
- a CDS encoding helix-turn-helix transcriptional regulator: MKNLIKSLREGSNLTQEDLAKLLETSRQTIISLEKGKYNPSIMLAYKLSKVFNKKIEEVFIFEEE; this comes from the coding sequence ATGAAAAATCTTATAAAGAGTTTAAGAGAAGGAAGTAATTTAACACAAGAGGATTTAGCAAAGTTATTAGAAACTTCAAGGCAGACAATAATATCTTTAGAAAAGGGTAAGTATAACCCGTCCATTATGCTTGCTTATAAACTATCAAAAGTGTTTAATAAAAAAATTGAGGAAGTATTTATTTTTGAGGAGGAATAA
- a CDS encoding DUF1294 domain-containing protein, whose amino-acid sequence MELFLYYILAINLYGIFAMYSDKRKSQKGKWRTPENTLFTIASAFGALGIFIGMRLFRHKTKHNKFVIGIPLILVVQLFVFFKYIYKMI is encoded by the coding sequence ATGGAATTATTTTTATATTATATTTTGGCGATTAACTTATACGGTATTTTTGCCATGTATTCAGACAAGAGAAAGTCGCAAAAGGGGAAATGGAGAACTCCAGAGAACACCCTTTTCACTATAGCTTCTGCTTTTGGGGCTTTGGGTATTTTTATAGGAATGCGTTTATTTAGGCATAAAACTAAGCATAACAAGTTTGTAATAGGGATACCATTGATACTTGTAGTCCAATTGTTTGTATTTTTCAAATATATTTATAAAATGATATAA
- a CDS encoding nitrilase-related carbon-nitrogen hydrolase yields the protein MKLALAQLDIVWEDKTKNKETAIQFIKHATTENVDIIFFPEMTLTGFSVNTSLIGEDNNETVEFFKEMSSKFNIFIGFGYVEGRTNSKNKYSVVAPPVVHGGVPRVMHRDVPQDKTLVTYTKIHPFSFGCETEFYQSGNKINYFNAFNFTIVPFICYDLRFPEIFQIASKTATLITIAANWPVDRRDHWITLLKARAIENQCYIAGINRIGEGNGLTYSGDSMIVDPLGNVISNLYMDEGLVIADISEENVTQIREKFRLKSDRKESLYCELFSSN from the coding sequence ATGAAATTAGCACTAGCTCAATTGGATATTGTTTGGGAAGATAAAACTAAGAATAAAGAAACCGCAATACAATTTATAAAGCATGCAACTACTGAAAATGTGGATATTATTTTTTTCCCTGAAATGACTTTAACAGGCTTTTCTGTGAACACTTCTTTAATAGGAGAAGATAATAATGAAACCGTAGAATTTTTCAAGGAAATGAGTTCTAAATTTAATATTTTCATAGGCTTTGGGTATGTAGAAGGAAGAACAAATAGTAAAAACAAATACTCTGTAGTGGCGCCTCCGGTAGTACATGGAGGCGTGCCACGAGTAATGCATCGAGACGTGCCCCAAGACAAGACTCTTGTGACTTACACTAAAATTCATCCTTTTTCCTTTGGATGCGAAACTGAATTTTACCAAAGTGGAAATAAAATCAACTACTTCAATGCTTTTAACTTTACTATCGTCCCTTTCATCTGCTACGATTTACGTTTTCCAGAAATATTTCAGATAGCATCTAAGACTGCTACCTTAATAACCATTGCAGCTAACTGGCCTGTAGATCGACGTGATCACTGGATTACCTTACTCAAAGCAAGGGCCATAGAAAATCAGTGTTATATAGCAGGTATAAACCGAATAGGTGAAGGAAATGGATTAACCTACAGTGGTGACTCCATGATTGTAGATCCACTAGGCAATGTAATAAGCAACTTATATATGGATGAAGGTTTAGTTATAGCGGATATCTCTGAGGAGAACGTAACTCAGATTAGAGAAAAATTTAGACTTAAATCAGATAGAAAAGAAAGTTTGTATTGTGAATTGTTTTCAAGCAATTAA
- a CDS encoding YihY/virulence factor BrkB family protein: MLNNLKQLVCRVIDDDITALAAQLAYDLLLSFFPFLLLLISMLSYSNLESKDVLIYLHQIMPKSAFDLIYTTVIEVLDSRNVNLLSISIIGIMWSGSSGFRAIIKGLNKAYDEEETRPFWKTLAISILFMLGLVVAIIVGVALVVFGQMIGGVIATRLNLSSKFILDWDIIRYLVSLGGMSVTFAALYHYTPCRRLTWIEVIPGAIVSTLGWLISSLGFAYYVNNFNNYSGLYGGIGAVIVLMLWLYIISIIILLGGEVNALLAFEREGKQKPRCKKY, encoded by the coding sequence ATGTTAAATAATTTAAAACAACTTGTATGTAGAGTTATAGATGATGATATTACTGCATTGGCAGCTCAACTGGCTTATGATTTATTGTTGTCTTTTTTTCCTTTTTTATTGCTACTAATTAGCATGTTAAGTTATAGTAATCTAGAAAGTAAAGATGTGCTGATATATCTACATCAAATAATGCCCAAGAGTGCTTTTGATTTAATTTACACTACAGTTATAGAGGTGCTGGATTCAAGAAATGTGAATTTACTATCCATAAGTATAATAGGTATAATGTGGTCAGGATCTAGTGGTTTTAGAGCTATAATAAAGGGATTAAATAAAGCCTATGATGAGGAAGAGACAAGACCTTTTTGGAAAACCTTAGCTATATCTATATTATTTATGCTAGGGCTTGTAGTAGCTATTATTGTGGGAGTAGCCCTAGTAGTTTTTGGACAAATGATAGGTGGGGTTATTGCGACGCGTTTAAATTTATCTAGTAAGTTTATATTAGATTGGGATATTATAAGATACCTAGTATCTTTAGGTGGTATGTCAGTTACATTTGCAGCATTATATCATTATACTCCTTGTAGAAGATTAACATGGATAGAGGTAATACCTGGAGCTATTGTTAGTACTTTAGGGTGGTTAATATCTTCATTAGGTTTTGCGTATTATGTTAATAATTTTAACAACTATTCTGGTCTGTATGGTGGAATAGGAGCAGTAATAGTGCTTATGCTTTGGCTTTATATAATTTCCATAATAATACTACTAGGGGGAGAGGTTAATGCGTTGTTAGCCTTTGAGCGAGAAGGCAAACAAAAACCTAGGTGTAAAAAGTATTAA
- a CDS encoding nucleoside-diphosphate sugar epimerase/dehydratase — MKTLGKWKKPILILSDAVLINLAYILAIFFRYNYKNFKFYSSDFKEIALIVTVIYIACFFVFKLYESLWTYASIDEFMMVIGACLTGNIATTIFIRIIGHNYAYGVSIVSCAFSIIFIVGLRMSFRIFDRFGNIVNCNVSKGARKRVMIVGAGAAAAMVIKEMKSSNQSKYVPIAVIDDEDYKKGNTIMGVKVLGSREGIPTIAKDKDIETILIAIPTIKDEDKKQILEICKKTSCKIEIIPGMYDIIDGKVSLSQIRKVEIEDLLGRKAVDLDMEGIASFIRDKTILVTGGGGSIGSELCRQIIKFEPKKLIIFDIYENNAYDLQMELQYKYPKLDLIVLIGSVRDKQRLENVFEKYLPNIVFHAAAHKHVPLMEESPMEAIKNNVFGTFNMAECANKFNVEKFVMISTDKAVNPTNVMGATKRMCEMIIQSMDKISKTHFVAVRFGNVLGSNGSVIPLFKNQIAHGGPVTLTNKYITRFFMTIPEAAQLVLQSGAYAKGGEIFVLDMGQPVKIYDLAWDLIRLSGFEPNKDIKIEITGLRPGEKLYEELLMSEEGLINTKHEKIFIGKPTFSDLDVMKDRLGELNAIIEKDDVTLLLSKIEEIVPTYNRSTAESEDTSVEE, encoded by the coding sequence ATGAAAACTCTAGGAAAATGGAAAAAACCAATATTAATACTAAGTGATGCAGTGCTAATAAACTTAGCATATATATTAGCTATCTTTTTCAGATATAATTATAAAAATTTCAAGTTCTATTCAAGTGACTTTAAAGAAATAGCGTTAATTGTGACAGTTATCTACATAGCTTGCTTTTTTGTCTTTAAGCTTTATGAAAGCCTTTGGACTTATGCAAGTATAGATGAATTTATGATGGTTATAGGTGCGTGTCTTACTGGGAACATTGCTACTACAATTTTCATTAGAATTATTGGACATAATTATGCCTATGGGGTAAGCATAGTATCTTGCGCTTTTAGCATTATTTTTATAGTTGGACTTAGGATGTCCTTTAGAATCTTTGATAGATTCGGAAACATTGTAAATTGTAATGTTAGTAAAGGTGCTCGAAAGAGAGTAATGATAGTTGGTGCTGGAGCAGCTGCAGCTATGGTTATAAAAGAAATGAAGAGCAGTAACCAAAGTAAATATGTACCGATAGCTGTAATTGATGATGAAGATTACAAAAAAGGAAACACTATTATGGGAGTGAAGGTTCTTGGAAGTAGAGAAGGCATACCTACTATAGCAAAAGATAAGGATATAGAAACCATACTTATAGCTATTCCTACCATAAAAGATGAAGATAAAAAACAAATACTCGAAATATGCAAAAAAACAAGCTGCAAGATAGAAATTATTCCAGGAATGTATGACATAATAGACGGGAAAGTTTCCTTAAGTCAAATTAGAAAAGTAGAGATTGAGGACTTACTGGGTCGTAAAGCAGTAGATCTTGATATGGAAGGCATTGCAAGTTTCATTCGCGATAAAACCATACTAGTAACAGGCGGCGGTGGATCTATTGGTTCTGAATTATGTCGTCAAATTATAAAATTTGAACCTAAGAAATTAATTATCTTTGATATATATGAAAATAATGCTTATGATCTTCAAATGGAACTTCAATATAAATATCCGAAATTAGATTTAATAGTATTAATAGGATCTGTTAGGGATAAACAAAGACTTGAGAATGTATTTGAAAAGTATTTACCCAATATAGTTTTCCATGCAGCGGCACATAAGCATGTTCCACTAATGGAAGAAAGCCCTATGGAAGCTATAAAAAACAATGTGTTTGGAACATTTAATATGGCAGAGTGCGCGAATAAATTTAATGTAGAAAAATTCGTGATGATATCCACAGATAAAGCGGTAAACCCAACCAATGTCATGGGTGCTACTAAGAGAATGTGTGAAATGATTATACAATCTATGGACAAAATAAGTAAAACACACTTTGTGGCGGTTAGATTTGGAAATGTATTAGGAAGTAACGGGTCCGTTATACCCCTATTTAAAAACCAAATAGCTCATGGTGGTCCAGTTACACTTACTAATAAATATATAACTAGGTTCTTTATGACAATACCCGAAGCAGCACAATTGGTACTTCAATCGGGAGCATACGCAAAAGGCGGAGAAATTTTTGTGCTTGATATGGGGCAACCTGTTAAGATATATGATTTAGCGTGGGATTTAATAAGGCTTTCAGGATTTGAGCCAAACAAAGACATTAAGATAGAAATCACGGGGCTTAGGCCGGGAGAAAAGCTTTATGAAGAACTATTAATGAGTGAAGAGGGACTTATTAATACTAAACATGAAAAGATTTTTATTGGTAAACCAACGTTTAGTGATTTGGATGTTATGAAAGATAGATTGGGGGAGCTTAATGCTATTATCGAGAAAGATGATGTAACATTATTACTCTCAAAAATAGAAGAAATAGTTCCGACATATAATAGAAGTACTGCGGAAAGTGAAGACACCAGTGTAGAAGAGTAA
- a CDS encoding sugar transferase: MERFLDVIISILIIVLLSPLFLIIGIIIKLNSKGPIFFTQMRIGKNNELFKLYKFRTMKIGTPNVATDKLDNSKNYITCIGKILRKTSIDELPQLINTLIGDMTFVGPRPALYNQLELKEMRTKAGVHKLLPGVTGWAQINGRDENDDSEKTAHDVYYLNNKSLSLNVKILFKTVSKVLKAEGVRDDGQKKSRA, encoded by the coding sequence ATGGAGAGATTTCTGGATGTTATAATTAGTATACTTATAATAGTGTTGTTATCACCGCTATTTTTAATTATAGGAATAATCATAAAGCTTAATTCAAAAGGGCCAATATTTTTTACCCAGATGAGAATAGGCAAAAATAATGAATTATTCAAATTGTATAAGTTTAGGACAATGAAAATTGGAACTCCTAATGTAGCAACTGATAAACTTGATAATTCAAAAAATTATATAACGTGCATTGGTAAAATCCTAAGAAAAACTAGTATTGATGAACTTCCACAATTAATTAATACACTTATTGGGGATATGACTTTTGTGGGACCAAGACCTGCTTTATATAATCAGCTTGAGCTTAAGGAAATGAGAACAAAGGCAGGAGTTCATAAACTACTTCCAGGAGTTACTGGATGGGCTCAAATTAATGGACGAGATGAGAATGATGATTCTGAAAAAACAGCACATGACGTATATTATTTAAACAATAAATCATTATCACTTAATGTGAAAATATTATTTAAAACGGTATCCAAAGTTTTAAAAGCAGAGGGTGTCCGCGATGATGGGCAAAAAAAAAGTAGAGCTTAA